From the genome of candidate division WOR-3 bacterium, one region includes:
- a CDS encoding FlgD immunoglobulin-like domain containing protein: protein MSYASCVLTILSISFVPTLAQGLQPVELPFSVALEPGWPVDNSVCLLEPSAWTDGDETLHWDQDPDRGFNINGTYSYGCAQRYTETTGVVVNAILYYLTGNADDVFVYVAGESTVATPGRMLDTTRASGLGGGIWKRANMPHPPAIEAYKDFWACVIIRRHPSGQYPLTLDLGPMVPWRGGYITLPSIGPTWYQLTDPPFWTDRNVNIRAVITRSGTGVEEVIGPTEPATWHRVWPTPMRIIGHVSYCALTAGDASLDIYDVAGNLVRRITDRADKPGTRMLVWDCRSDQGHQVRAGTYFYRLATAGRTATGKAVVAD from the coding sequence ATGTCATACGCGAGTTGCGTTCTTACGATACTGAGCATTAGCTTCGTCCCGACACTTGCCCAGGGTTTGCAGCCGGTCGAACTGCCGTTTTCGGTCGCGCTCGAACCAGGCTGGCCCGTTGACAACAGTGTCTGCCTGCTCGAACCGTCGGCCTGGACCGATGGCGATGAGACTCTGCATTGGGACCAAGACCCGGACCGGGGATTCAACATCAACGGTACCTACAGCTACGGTTGCGCACAGCGTTACACCGAGACCACGGGTGTCGTGGTGAATGCGATTCTTTACTACCTTACCGGCAACGCAGACGATGTATTCGTGTACGTTGCGGGTGAAAGTACGGTCGCAACGCCGGGACGGATGCTTGATACCACCCGTGCTTCGGGTCTGGGTGGTGGAATCTGGAAGCGGGCGAACATGCCGCATCCGCCGGCAATCGAAGCGTACAAGGATTTCTGGGCGTGCGTGATCATCCGACGCCACCCGTCCGGTCAGTATCCCTTGACCCTTGACCTTGGGCCGATGGTTCCCTGGCGTGGCGGGTACATCACCCTGCCGAGCATCGGACCGACTTGGTATCAGTTGACCGATCCACCTTTCTGGACTGACCGCAACGTCAACATCCGGGCGGTCATCACGCGCTCAGGCACAGGAGTGGAAGAGGTCATCGGTCCGACCGAACCGGCGACTTGGCACCGGGTATGGCCAACGCCGATGCGAATCATCGGCCATGTCAGCTACTGCGCCTTGACCGCCGGGGACGCGAGCCTCGATATCTACGACGTAGCCGGGAACTTGGTCAGGAGGATTACGGACCGGGCAGACAAGCCTGGCACGCGCATGCTGGTTTGGGACTGTCGTTCGGACCAAGGCCACCAGGTTCGGGCCGGTACTTACTTTTACCGTCTGGCCACGGCTGGCAGGACCGCTACCGGCAAGGCGGTCGTAGCGGACTAA